A single window of Taeniopygia guttata chromosome 1, bTaeGut7.mat, whole genome shotgun sequence DNA harbors:
- the SLC15A1 gene encoding solute carrier family 15 member 1 produces the protein MGGKTTGKSVLCFGFPLSIFFIVINEFCERFSYYGMKTVLTLYFTRFLHWEDNFATAIYHTFVALCYLTPILGAIIADSWLGKFRTILYLSIVYAIGQAVLSVGSINDLTDHNHDGTPDTIAVNIALSIVGLVLIALGTGGIKPCVSAFGGDQFEDDQEKQRSTFFSLFYLSINAGSLLSTLVTPTIRASECGIHTKQECYPLAFGVPAILMAVALVVFVIGSKMYKKAKPQGNVMLEVSKCVGFAIKNRFQHLGKEFPKREHWLDWASEKYDKRLIAQIKMVLKVLFLYIPLPMFWAVFDQQGSRWTLQATAMNGDFGFQIQPDQMQIVNPILIVIMVPVVDSLVYPLIKKCKLNFTPLKKMTVGMFLGSMAFVAAALVQVQIDKSYPVFPAAGQAQIKLINLGSVPATVQFQPQLQSVDVAPNKETGYMTFETSKLESLNIASGTLNKTKSLDLIEKQRYTFAFKWDPAKISYNLIEDNITAKPADGKSLVRFINNSNFTVNVTMGDMAFGELQPLSVSNYSVISNPGWSYTINASMPNTCTVDSKEFGYGAAYTISLDDCVGKKLIITHFEDIAPNTVHMAWQIPQYFLLTCAEVLFSVTGLEFSYSQAPSNMKSVLQAGWLLTVAVGNIIVLIVAGASAIKKQWAEYVLFAALLLVVCVIFAIMASFYTYIDPNEIEAQFSKEEKEEKKARDGNEKEAETDSRL, from the exons ATGG gtGGAAAAACTACCGGCAAGTCG GTGCTCTGCTTTGGCTTCCCTTTGAGCATTTTCTTCATCGTCATCAATGAGTTCTGCGAGAGGTTCTCCTACTATGGCATGAAAA CTGTGCTCACTTTGTATTTCACACGTTTCCTACACTGGGAAGACAACTTTGCCACTGCCATCTACCACACATTTGTTGCTCTGTGTTACTTGACGCCGATCCTTGGAGCAATCATTGCGGACTCTTGGCTGGGAAAGTTTAG GACCATTCTTTACCTGTCCATTGTCTATGCGATTGGGCAGGCAGTGCTGTCTGTGGGCTCCATAAATGACCTGACGGACCACAACCATGATGGTACTCCTGATACTATAGCAGTGAACAT CGCTCTGTCCATAGTTGGCTTGGTCCTTATTGCCTTGGGTACTGGTGGGATCAAACCATGTGTGTCAGCATTTGGTGGAGATCAGTTTGAAGATGATCAG gaaaagcaaagaagtaccttcttctctctcttttatttGTCCATTAATGCTGGAAGTCTCTTATCTACTTTAGTCACTCCAACTATCAGAG CTTCAGAGTGTGGCATTCATACCAAACAGGAATGTTACCCGCTTGCTTTTGGAGTTCCTGCCATCCTCATGGCTGTTGCCTTGG TTGTGTTCGTAATTGGAAGCAAAATGTACAAGAAAGCTAAACCACAAGGAAATGTAATGCTTGAAGTTTCCAAATGTGTTGGA TTTGCCATCAAAAACAGGTTTCAACATCTTGGCAAGGAGTTCCCCAAGAGAGAGCACTGGCTGGACTGGGCAAGTGAGAAGTATGAT aaacGACTGATTGCTCAGATAAAGATGGTGTTGAAGGTGCTTTTCCTTTACATCCCTCTTCCCATGTTCTGGGCAGTTTTTGACCAGCAG GGGTCAAGATGGACACTGCAAGCCACAGCAATGAATGGGGATTTT GGTTTTCAAATTCAACCAGACCAAATGCAG ATTGTGAATCCCATCCTGATTGTTATAATGGTCCCAGTTGTAGATTCTTTGGTTTATCCTTTAATCAAGAAATGCAAGCTGAATTTTAC GCCCCTGAAGAAGATGACTGTGGGCATGTTCCTTGGCTCTATGGCTTTTGTTGCTGCTGCCCTCGTGCAAGTGCAAATAGAT AAAAGCTATCCAGTtttccctgcagctgggcaagctcaaattaaattaataaatctgGGTTCTGTTCCTGCAACAGTTCAGTTCCAGCCTCAACTTCAGAGTGTGGATGTAGCACCTAATAAGGAG ACTGGCTACATGACATTTGAGACTTCTAAACTGGAATCATTAAACATAGCTTCTGGAACTCTAAATAAAACTAAGTCTTTGGATCTGATAGAGAAACAACGCTACACTTTCGCATTTAAATGGGATCCAGCAAAGATCAGTTACAATTTG ATAGAGGACAATATCACAGCAAAACCAGCAGATGGAAAAAGTCTCGTCAG GTTCATAAACAATTCCAATTTTACTGTCAATGTTACTATGGGTGACATGGCTTTTGGAGAGCTGCAACCTCTTTCTGTCAGTAATTACAGCGTCATTTCAAATCCAGGCTG gtcATATACCATTAATGCTTCAATGCCTAACACTTGTACAGTTGATTCAAAGGAATTTGGATATGGTGCTGCCTATACCATTTCACTTGATGAT TGTGTTGGAAAAAAACTTATCATTACACACTTTGAAGATATTGCACCAAATACGGTCCATATGGCTTGGCAGATCCCTCAGTATTTTCTTCTTACATGTGCAGAAGTACTGTTCTCTGTCACTGGGCTGGAATTTTCATACTCACAG GCCCCATCTAACATGAAgtcagtgctgcaggcaggatggCTGCTGACTGTGGCTGTTGGTAACATAATTGTCCTTATTGTGGCTGGGGCATCTGCAATCAAAAAGCAG TGGGCAGAGTATGTGCTGTTTGCTGCCCTGCTGTTGGTAGTTTGCGTCATTTTTGCTATCATGGCTTCTTTTTATACCTATATTGATCCAAATGAGATTGAAGCCCAGTTcagcaaggaagaaaaggaagaaaagaaggctcGAGATGGCAATGAAAAGGAAGCTGAAACTGATTCTCGACTGTAA